One window of Dechloromonas sp. ZY10 genomic DNA carries:
- a CDS encoding TetR/AcrR family transcriptional regulator — protein sequence MAVAESRAGESRNTDTRERILDAAERLFMAHGYEGTSMRQITGEAGVNLAAVNYHFGSKESLMQEVFRRRLDWLNDERMRVLDELEQEAAGRPLKPSQIVDGFFGTLLRMADDEARGGMTFLRLLGRTLTEPSEFIRTFLAQEYRTVVERYKEALFKALPDVPKAEIVWRFHFMLGATSYAIAGTDALRLVTDWQIEDEATMDRLDHLLPRLMSFLLGGLRAPLPQLNEGGQI from the coding sequence CTGGCTGTGGCTGAATCCCGGGCTGGCGAAAGCCGTAACACGGATACCCGCGAACGCATTCTCGACGCCGCCGAGCGCCTGTTCATGGCCCATGGCTATGAAGGCACCTCGATGCGGCAGATCACCGGCGAGGCCGGGGTCAACCTGGCGGCGGTGAATTATCACTTCGGCTCCAAAGAGTCGCTGATGCAGGAAGTCTTCCGGCGGCGTCTCGACTGGCTCAACGACGAACGGATGCGGGTTCTCGACGAACTCGAACAGGAGGCTGCCGGGCGGCCGCTGAAGCCCTCGCAGATCGTCGATGGCTTTTTCGGCACCCTGCTGCGCATGGCCGACGACGAAGCGCGCGGCGGCATGACCTTCCTCCGCCTGCTCGGCCGCACGCTGACCGAACCGTCGGAATTCATCCGCACCTTCCTCGCGCAGGAGTACCGCACCGTCGTCGAACGCTACAAGGAAGCCTTGTTCAAGGCGCTGCCCGACGTACCCAAGGCAGAAATCGTCTGGCGCTTCCACTTCATGCTCGGCGCCACCTCCTACGCCATCGCCGGCACCGACGCCCTGCGCCTGGTCACCGACTGGCAGATCGAGGACGAAGCGACCATGGACCGCCTCGACCACCTGCTGCCGCGCCTGATGTCCTTCCTCCTCGGCGGCCTGCGCGCCCCGCTGCCGCAGCTCAACGAGGGCGGCCAGATCTAG